A section of the Alkalihalobacillus sp. LMS39 genome encodes:
- the trpD gene encoding anthranilate phosphoribosyltransferase — protein MFKSILAQCISGYTMTTHEAKEVMDVIMNNEATPSQIASLLSIMRFRGETVEEMIGFALSMKEHAITIPHEESFVLDTCGTGGDNCHTFNISTASALVLSSLGIKVAKHGNRAVSSKSGSADVLEKMGIPIQTSPIQAVESLKEHNLCFLFAPLYHVAMKHAVMPRREIGFRTIFNLLGPLTNPANANAQLIGVYDTAFAEKMAQTLKEIGATKAMFVTGGEGLDELSITTHSDVVELNHGEIRRYQITPEEMGLTRGPLQDIQVETTEQSAKIIEEIFLGKANETATNIVSLNAGAALYLSDKASSIKEGVHLVRTAIQSGSIAAHYNRLKEKQEV, from the coding sequence ATGTTTAAATCGATATTAGCTCAATGTATATCAGGATATACAATGACAACTCATGAGGCAAAAGAAGTAATGGACGTTATCATGAATAATGAAGCAACGCCAAGCCAAATTGCTAGTTTATTATCCATTATGCGCTTCCGCGGAGAAACAGTAGAGGAAATGATCGGGTTTGCCCTTTCGATGAAAGAACATGCTATTACAATTCCGCATGAAGAATCATTTGTATTAGATACTTGCGGGACTGGGGGAGACAACTGTCATACTTTCAACATTTCCACAGCGTCTGCACTTGTTTTGTCTTCATTAGGAATAAAGGTTGCCAAGCATGGAAATCGGGCTGTTTCATCTAAAAGCGGAAGTGCGGATGTGCTTGAAAAAATGGGGATTCCAATTCAAACTAGCCCCATACAAGCGGTCGAATCATTAAAAGAACATAATTTATGTTTTTTATTTGCTCCTCTTTACCATGTTGCGATGAAACACGCAGTGATGCCACGCAGAGAAATCGGATTTCGGACGATTTTTAATTTACTTGGTCCATTAACAAATCCGGCAAATGCCAATGCTCAATTAATAGGAGTATATGATACAGCTTTTGCTGAAAAAATGGCCCAAACTTTAAAGGAAATTGGAGCGACAAAAGCAATGTTCGTCACTGGGGGAGAAGGGTTAGACGAATTATCAATAACAACACACTCAGACGTTGTAGAATTGAATCATGGAGAAATTCGAAGGTACCAAATCACACCGGAAGAGATGGGGTTAACACGAGGACCGTTACAAGATATCCAAGTGGAAACAACGGAACAAAGTGCAAAGATAATTGAAGAGATATTTTTGGGCAAAGCGAATGAAACGGCAACAAATATTGTTAGTTTAAATGCGGGAGCGGCGTTATATTTATCAGATAAAGCGAGTTCAATTAAAGAAGGGGTTCATCTAGTCCGAACAGCCATTCAATCTGGAAGCATTGCAGCTCATTATAACCGTTTGAAAGAAAAACAGGAGGTCTAA